One Flavobacterium cerinum genomic window, CTAACCAAACAACGTTCAATCGAACGGATTTTAGGGACGGTTTTAGGCGGAATTATTGCATTCGGTTTTCTATACATCACCAGTAATCATACGATATTGGGTGTTTTATGCGTTATTTCCATGCTTTTAGGTTTTACTTTTTCGAACACTAATTATAAAATCGGAGCTACTTTTATCACCATTTATGTCATCTTTATTTACGGGATATTAACGCCCAATGTAAATGAAGTAATTCAGTATCGTATTCTTGATACACTGGTAGGAGCCGTACTTTCTTTTACGGCAAGTTATCTTCTATGGCCCTCCTGGGAATTTTTAAACGTACGTACTTTTCTGGAAAAAGCAATTGCTGCGAATCGGGAATACCTCGAAGAAATCAGTCGCTTTTACAATCAAAAAGGAGAAGTGACCACTGCTTACAAACTGGCTCGAAAACACGCTTTTATTGAAATCGGAAATCTAATGGCTTCTTTTCAGCGGATGATTCAGGAACCGAAATCCAAGCAACGTCAGAAATCACAGGTTTTTAAATTAGCCGTGCTTAACCATACCTTATTATCATCACTGGCTTCGATCGGGACCTATGTACAATCCCATAAAACAACGAAGGCTTCCGAAGCTTTTAACATTGTGGTTAACACTGTAATTCACAATCTGAATCAGGCCATTGCCGTTTTAAATAATGAGGAAAGCAACTTGCTCTCTGAAGACGAAAAAGAAAAACTGGAAGTTAGTTTTTCAGAATTAAAAAGCATCCGCGCCAAAGAGCTTCATGAGGATCTTCAAAATGATGAAGATTTCAAACTCAAACTGGAGGAATCGCAATTGGTAATCGAGCAATTAATCTGGTTAACCAACTTATCTGAAAACATTTTAAAAGCCACCATTGCTTTAAAAAATAAAAATGCAGAATAAAAAAAGCGACACTATTCAAGTGTCGCTTTTTTTATATTCTGACCGGTTCAATTAAAAATGCTCCAGCTTTAATACTTCCGCTGTGTGCGCTCTTAGCTTATCTGCCAATTCCGGATTATCATTTAAAGACAAACCATAAGACGGAATCATTTCTTTTAATTTAGACTGCCATTCTGTAGTTGCCAATTGTTCCGGAAAACAACGTCCTAACAAATCCAACATAATAGATACTGTAGTTGACGCTCCCGGAGAAGCCCCAAGCAATACCGCTAACGAACCATCGGCAGCATTTACTACCTCAGTACCAAATTCGAGTACGCCTCTTCCTTCTTTATCTTTTTTAATTACCTGAACACGTTGACCGGCATTTTCCAATACCCAATCTTCTTTTTTCGCATCCGGTAAATATTCTTTTAATGCTTTTAATCGGTCTTCAGACGACTGGAATACCTGATCAATCAAATATTTAGTCAACGGAATGTTTTTAATACCCGCTGAAAGCATCGGTTTTATATTGTTTAATTTGATCGACTGTGCCAAATCAAAATAAGATCCGTTTTTCAGGAATTTTGTTGAAAATCCGGCATAAGGTCCGAACAACAAAGCTTTCTGACCGTCGATTACACGGGTATCGATATGCGGAACCGACATTGGCGGTGCGCCTACAGATGCTTTTCCGTATACTTTAGCCTGGTGTTTTTCAATGATTTCTTCGTTTACACATTTTAACCATTGTCCGCTAACCGGGAAACCTCCGAATCCGTTTCCTTCCGGAATATTTGCTTTTTCTAATAGTAATAACGATCCGCCTCCGGCACCGATAAAAACAAACTTCGCTTTTACCCGTTTCTTTTGGCCGTCAGCTACATCTTTAACTTTCACTTTCCAGGTACCGTCTTCGTATTTTTTAAGATCTTTAACTTCATGATTAAAGTGCATTTTTACGCCATCTAATTTTTGAAGGTGATTAAAAATGCTACGTGTTAATGCGCCGAAGTTAACATCGGTACCGATTTTCATAGAAGTTGCCGCCAGTTTTTTAGCTCCTTTACGGCCTTCCATAATTAATGGCGCCCATTCCCGGATCCGGTTCGGATCTTCTGTATATTCCATCCCTTTAAAAAGGTGGTATTTTTGTAGTTGTTCGAAACGGTTTCTAAGGTATTTTACATTTTTCTCGCCCCAAACAAAACTCATATGGGGTACGCTTCTGATAAAACTCTCCGGCTTATCCAATAAGTTGTTTTCAACCAGATAGGCCCAAAATTGTCTGGAAACTTCAAATGATTCAACGATTTTTACCGCTTTTTTCGTTTCAACGGAACCGTCTTCCAGTTCCGGCGTGTAGTTCAATTCACAAAACGCTGAGTGTCCTGTACCGGCATTATTCCAAGCATCCGAACTTTCGGCAGCAGCAACATCTAAACGTTCAAAGATTTCAATTTTTAAGTTGGGTTGTAGTTCTTTTAGTAGTAGTCCTAATGTTGCGCTCATTATTCCTGCTCCAATTAAGACCACATCGGCCTCAGTTTTTTGTATTGTAGTAGTCATCGCAGTAATTTAAAGTGCAAATTTACTTTGAAAGTTTGAAAAACTATCACTTTTTTCCAACCTTTACAATTCAAATATTATTTTTAGTAAATTACAATTTTTTTCTAAATCATTTTTCGGGATAGATAATCCCTAAGCATTATTGTTGCGGAAATCTCATCAATTAACGCTTTATTTTGTCGTTGTTTCTTTTTCAATCCGCTATCGATCATGGTTTGAAAAGCCATTTTTGATGTAAAACGTTCGTCTACGCGTTCCATTTTCATGTCCGGGAAAGCTGTTTTAAAACGAGTCACAAAAGCTTCAATCACCGGTGTACTTTCCGAAGGCTGACCGTTCATCTGCAAGGGTTCTCCTATCAATACTTTTATGACCTCTTCTTTGGCAAAATAATCTTTCAGAAACGGTATTACTTCTTCAGACGGAATCGCTGTCAGTCCGGAAGCAATAATCTGTAATTCATCCGTAACCGCAATTCCGGTTCTCTTTTGTCCGTAATCGATCGCTATTATTCTAGGCATGGCAATGGTTTAAAGTGTTTTTTGTAATTTTCCTATCCGCAAAAGTAATGGAAATGTTACTTTTTTATTGCTTTCTTCCCAAGATGTTCTCAGCTCCTTTTCAATCAGGTCCAACGGATTCGTTTTTTTCTGTTTTTTATAATGTTGCACAGCCGACCAGGTTCCCAGATAGCCCAATAACTGTTCGTAGTCCCATTGATAATGACTGTCAAACGCTTTGGTTGTGATTTCATCATACGGAAAAGGAATTGTCTTGTAATAAGCATCAATATATTGTCTTTCCTTGTCCCAGTAGTCTCCTAAAATTTCTTTATATAACTTTTTGATAACAGCATCTGTCGCCGGATTGGTTTTTAACAGACTATATCCCAATATCACGAAAATACCGTCGTCTTTCAGTATTCGGTATATTTCTTTATTAAATGTATTAAAATCAAACCAGTGTACCGCCTGTGCTACCGCGATCAGGTCAAACTGTTTATCGCTAAAAGTCGTTTTTTCAGCCGGCTGTACACTGTAGTTAATATTATCTTTTTTTACAGCATTCTTAATTTGCTGTTCACTGATATCCGTAGCATATACCTGATCAAAAAAGGGAGCCAGTTTTTGAGCCAGTTGCCCGTTTCCTGTAGCAATATCGAGAGCCGATCCTTTACGGGGGGCTAACGACATAATATAATCGATGATTTCTTGCGGATAACCGGGTCTGAAAACGGCATAAGCTGACGCTATTTTCGAAAAATTGTCTTTCATCTCTTCTTTTTTTAGTACTACCAGATCGGCAATACTATACAAAGTTAGTTCCAACTACGCTAAATTATACCGAAGATCAGTTTAAATATTTCTTAAAGTTTTTGATTTTAATGGGATACGTATTTCAGTCCGATGATCGAAGCAATCAAGGTAACAATAAAGAACATACGCCAAAAATCGGCCGGTTCTTTAAAGATGATAATACCAACTAATACCGTTCCTACCGCTCCGATTCCGGTCCAAACCGCATAAGCCGTTCCGATAGGCAGGGTTTGCGTTGCTTTGATCAACAACAGCATACTAATGGTTAAACAGATAAAAAATCCGGAATACCACATAACAGATTCATTTCCGGTTGTTTCTTTGGCTTTTCCGAGACAAGAAGCGAATCCTACTTCGAATAGTCCGGCAATAATGATTAAAATCCAGTTCATATTCTTTATTTTAGACCGCAAAATTCTGATTTTTTCTTCGGCTATTTTTTAACAAATGATAAAAAACTATCGGATTTCAGCCCGTATCCGACTTAAGGTTACCTGTGTTACGCCCAAATAAGAGGCTATATGCCCTAATGATACCCGGTTTAATAGTTCAGGATCACCTTTTATCAGTTCTTCATATCGTTCCAGTGCCGATTTAAACTGTCGGGATATCAATCGTTCTTCGGTTTTTACCAGTTCATATTCACTGAGTTTTCTTCCCCAATTGGCAATATCAATATCCTGTTCGTACAACGCTTTTAATTCCGATGCTTTGATATGATACAATTCGGCATTTTCCAGTAATTCAATTGTTTCATAGCCCGGTTTCCCGAAAATATAGCTGTTGAACGATAAAATAACACCGCCTTCCCGACCAAACCAGAACGTAACCTCATTTTCATTGGCGTAACAAAACGCCCGTGCCATTCCTTTTTTGATAAAATAAACATCGTTTTCGATCTTATTACTTTCAATCAGGTGATACCCTTTCGGATAACTTACTTCCGAAAGATGATCCATTATTTTTTGCAAAGCCTTTTCCGGTAACGGATGAATGGATTGTACGATTTGCTCGGCTTTCATCGCCTATTATGATTTGAATTTCCAGTTGAATTCATCGTTATCATTGATGATGGCACCAACCTCAACACGGATTACTTTTCCAAATTCCGATTGCAGAATCAACCAATTACTTTCGTTAAATACATTATCTACCGTATCAAACGTTTCTGTTTCCCAATCTTTGATTCCTTTATTCAAAATCTCAGCTTGTACTTCTGCTGTATTTCGTCCGATCAGTTTTTGACCGAATAATTCCAATTCAGGATGCGAACAGATAAGATAGCCCATTTTCATTTCTTCATCTTCATAGAATGTCACGCGCATATACTTTTCGTTATACAGATAAATAATGTTATTATCATCGTCTTTATATTGGCGGTTCGGTTTACCGTAAACAGCTTCCACATCCTTCTGTTTCATTCCGAAAACCAGTTCGGCTATTCCGTTTTTTAAGTTGATTTCCATATTCGATTTGTTTCTTCAAAGATATTTCTTTTCCGGGTATTCGTTATAAAAAAATCCCTCGGTTGAGGGATTCTTTTGTTATTTTAATATTCGAATTGTCCGTATTCGCTGGTTATTGTCAGCTTTTTGGTAGCTGCTGCTTCTACTCTTCCGACGATTCTCGCATCGATGTCAAATGATTGGGAAATTGCGATGATATCCGCTGCTATTTCAGCCGGCACATACAATTCCATACGATGACCGCAATTGAAAACCTGATACATTTCTTTCCAATCGGTTTTAGATTGTTCCTGGATCAACTTAAATAAAGGCGGTACCGGGAACAGATTATCTTTTATGATATGTAGGTTTTCTACAAAGTGTAATATTTTTGTTTGCGCTCCTCCGCTGCAATGTACCATTCCGTGGATCGTATCAGCGTTGTATTTCTCCAATATCTTTTTGATCACCGGTGCATACGTACGCGTTGGCGACAACACTAGTTTTCCGGCATCAATCGGTGCATTTTCTACGGCATCTGTTAGCTTTACATTTCCGGAATACACTAATTCTTCCGGTACAGAAGCATCAAAACTTTCCGGATACTTTTCAGCCAGATATTTATGGAATACGTCATGGCGAGCCGATGTTAGCCCGTTACTTCCCATTCCTCCGTTATATTCTTTTTCGTATTTCGCCTGACCGAATGACGCTAAACCTACAATTACATCGCCGGCTTTAATATTAGCATTATCAATTACATCAGCGCGTTTCATCCGTGCCGTTACTGTAGAATCAACTATAAGTGTTCGCACCAAATCGCCCACATCGGCTGTTTCGCCTCCGGTAGAACGGATAGTTACCCCAAATGATTTCAGTTCTTCGATCAATTCTTCCGTTCCGTTGATAATTGCTGAAATAACTTCACCCGGAATTAAATTTTTATTTCTTCCGATTGTAGATGACAGCATAATATTATCTACCGCTCCGACACATAATAAATCGTCGATATTCATAATTAGCGCATCTTGTGCAATTCCTTTCCAAACGGACATATCACCGGTTTCTTTCCAGTATAAATAAGCCAAAGAGGATTTAGTTCCGGCACCATCTGCATGCATAATCAGGCAGTATTCGTTATCGTTGGTCAGGTAATCCGGTACTATTTTGCAGAAAGCTTTCGGGAAAAGTCCCTTATCAATGTTTTTAATGGCATTATGCACATCTTCTTTAGCGGCAGAAACGCCTCTTAAACTGTATCGTTTACTCGTATCAGAACTCATGAATTTGTAGTGTGTGTTGTTGTTGCGCAAAGATACTCTAAAATGTGGAATTTGAAAAAATGCGGATTTGAAAATATTTCCGGCTTAATTTTCCACAATTTCGATTTCTACTCTTCTGTTGGCCGCTCTTTCTTCTTCGTTCTTTTCCGGTAACGAATAAATAGGCTGCGTACTGCCGAATCCTTTAAAAGTGGCTCTGCTTTTATCTATTCCGTTTGCTTCAAGAAACAAACGAATTGCTTTTGCTCTTTTGGTTGACAAATCCGCTCTGTCGTTTGGCATACAACAAATATGGCCCTGAATCTGGATTTTCAACTTCGGATTGTTTTTCATTATTTCGAGTAATTCAAACATTTTCGGTCGGGATTCCGGTAAAACGGCAAAGGTATTTTCGTAAAAATTAACATTATCCAGTTTTAGCTTATCTCCCACTTTTGCATGTTGTACCCGCAATCCAAGTGAAGCATCTAACGGTAATTCTATCCTTTTGATTTCTGTAACCGGTTTAATTCCTAAGATTTCATTTTCCCGCGCCAGATCTTTAGCTTCAATATAATGAATCGTTACTTTTCGGTTTTCGGCTTTAACCTTCGATTGTTTGTGACTTTCGCCGAAGCTACGGGTTCTGAAATCTTCTCTGGTTTTTACTTTATCTTTTACAGTAGTAAAAATAAAGGCCACCCGCTTTTGAGCTAACGTATCATTATACTTTGTCGTTCCGTCTTCATCCGTATATCCGTTAATTGCGACTATTTTTGATGTCGTATTTTGCTTTATCCAATCATCCAGCCGGAGCCTTTCTTTTTGGGTCAGATCGTGTTTATTACTTTCAAAATATACGACAAATGATTCCTGTGCCGACAAACTACCTGCCGTCATCAGAAAGATCAATAGGGCTAAAAACGTTTTCATTGTTCTGGTTTACAATAACGAATTAACAATTTTCCGTTGAATTTTAAAAGCAATCTGCCGATTTATTCTGATAAAATGATAAAGGCGTATCCCGACAATTCAAAAGATACGCCTTTACAAAAGAAAGAGGTGGTCGTTTATTTCCAATCCGGCATCATACCGTTGCTAAACAAGGATGTTCTGGAATTGGATGTTCCCATAGTATATTTTGTTATTGTTCTCGGCGAAACTCCGTCGTTAGAAGTGCTGACAAAGATCAGCTCGGCTTCATTCGGCGAAAACCGCACATCCAGATCGTTATAACCGGCCGGACGTTGTACCGGTACTTCAGTTATGGCATTCGTTGTAAAATCGTACATAAAGATTCGGTTATCCAACTGACGATAATCACTGCTTTGGTAACCTGATACATCCCGGGTGAATACCAATTTTGTATTATTGACCGACAAATGCAATCCGCCGGCGGCGCCATTAACTCCGGATAAGACATTTGCAACTACATTGCCGGACATATCAATTACATAGATTTCGACACTATATCCGCTCAGATCGTTTACTTTTAGTGCGATCAGACTGCCGTCATAACTCCAGTCACATTCTGATATAAATTTTCCGTTTGGCGTTTGATACAACTGCTGTAAACCACTACCATCTGCATTAATCCGGTATAGTTTATCAAAATTGGAATAAATCAACTGACTTCCGTTGGCGCGCCAGCAATAGTTATAATAATCCAGATTAAATCCGGCAACCGGCACATTACTCGTTACTTTAAATTCACTCGATCCGTCCGGACGCATGGTATAAATATGTCCTTGTCCGCCTGTTGTTCGGATAAAGGCAATTTTATTAGCCTGTACATTTTTACGCGGTCGGAAACTATTAGTAGCATCTGAAGTAATTTGCAATTGATTACCCGCATCATCGGCCGTAAAAATCACATTATTATCTCCGGATTTCCGTACAAACAGATATCGGGCATTCGGAAACATAAGCGTTCGAAACGAACTGGTCAGACTATTCACATCGGTATTAACTCCGTCATTAGCTGTAACCTGCCAATAGTATTTCGTACTGTAATTCAGATTCGTCAACGTAAAACTCGTTTCGGTAATATTATCATACGTTACCACATTATTACTGGTATCATTACGCAAGGTAACTTTATAGGTTATCGGATCCTCTTCCGGGTCACTACATGTCCATTTCAAAGTCACTTCCAACGATTGATCCATTGCATTATCCGTTGGTGTAGTCAATACAGGTACCGTTGGCGGCAAATTTGTTCCCTCCTGTTTAACCAACTCAAAAACCATTTCCGTAGTTCCACCGGTATTTACATGAACACCTTCGAATTTTGCAATATACCCATCTTTACGGGCTTCAAAAGAATAGTCACCTTCATTGACCTGCGTTACGACATAATAGCCCAATGAATCGGTAAATACCGTGCTGGTATTCGGACTTGAGGACACTCTGGCATTCGCAATCGGTGTAAACGTTTCCGCTTCTACCACACGACCTTTAACCGTACCTTGTCCTTTTTCAATAAAATCTTCTTTACTGCAGGACCAGGCTATGCTAAAAAGCATCAGTATGAGTCCTATTTTGATTATTATTTTCATATCCCTTCGTATTTAATTTTCCGGAAAGCCGTTGGTATAACCTGTAGTTTTTTGATTCGCTTCTACATGTTTTTTTATTGCTTTATTGGGATACTTTTGTTTTGGAAAATAATAGGTAATCCCGGCTCCAAAACGCCAATAATAATCATCTCTCTTTCCCATTACCAGATAATCGACCTTATCTGAAAACGTAATATTATTTTCTGCATAGAGTTTGAGTCCGAAATTGTCTGTGAGTAAATATTCTACACCCAATCCAAACTGTATTTTTGTATGCAAATTTTTATAGGCACTATTGATTCCCATTCCACCGCCTCCGAATATATAAGGCGTAAAACGGTCGTAGGGCAATATCAACAATTCAAGATTTACATCTCCGGTGAGATAACCTACGTCGAGGTAATCTTTATTTCCAAACCACGAAGGGTTCAATGTAGCCGAAAGGTTAAAATTCGGCCAGAAAAAATATTTTAATCCGCCGCGAATCATCGGTTTTAATTCCGCATTCGGATAATCTCCGTTCATCAATGTAGCTCCACCGCCTAATTCGACACCGAATCTGGCCCGACGTTCGCTAAAATGGCGACCGTATAACAACGATGCATCCGCTTCCTGTTTTTCATTATCATAATTATTGATCAGTTCTGTCAATTTAGCAATCGGTGCTTTAGCTTCCCATATATTGTCCCGGATTCCTTCTATAATAAGTCCTTCCACCGCTTTTTCAATAGCTTCGGTAATAGCCATCTGGATCGGTTCATTTTTAGTAAATCCGGTTTCAACTTCCAGCAAGCGTTTAAAATCCACATAACGGAACAAACTAGCGTCGACCGATTGCGATAAAATTGTTTTCGACACATAGACCGTTTTAAGAATTTTACCGTTTGAGGTCGATACCAATCGCAGGTAAATTGTGATCCGATCCTGTTTGTAACGTGTCGATCCGCCGGCGCCGAAATAGCGGGCACCATATCCGCCTGTAATAATATTAGAGTCATAGGAAATCACACCGCCTTCGAGTAATACACCGGCATATAATAACGGAGCCAGCTGCATTTCGGGCGCTTTTTGATCTTTGTTGTATTCTTGTCTGGTGGAGCGAATGATATTGCGTTCATTCATCAGATTCGCCAGATTTTCCCTTTCGATCGGGGTAAACCATTTGGAATCTTCCAATGCTTTTATCAAGATGGAGGTCGCACCCTGAGTAACGGCGGTACTGAATGTACTTCCCGTTTCAGTAGGCTTATATTGCCCTGTTTGGTCCCTGAATTTATAGACACCGATCACAACCGGCTCCTTAGGAGGAGGTAGTGATTTTAGCGCACTGGTAGACGGGGTCGGTTCTCCGATTGCCGCTTTTTGCACACCCGTAGGTTGATTAAAATAAGCGCCACATCCCGATAACGTAAGTGCCAGCAATAACGAAAGTAATTTTGCTCGTTTCATATTAATTCCCTGGAATGATTACTTGAGTTTCTTCACCGGTTGTAATATCAAGTATATTGACCACCACGCCAACGTTTGACGGATAAACTTCGACAGAGAGGCTTCCGAAAACGAAAGTACCCTGTTGTAGTCCGCCACCGGTTCCGGTACCCGTACCGGTTCCTCCTGTTGTGGTGCCGTCACCGTATTGTTGTTGAAATAGTGATCTTGATATATAGTTTAACAACTGGTTATTTAAATTTTCTTTGAATCGTTCCAATTCTGTTTGCGGCTTATACAAATCGCTTGTCGGTTCTTTAAACTTATTCTGCGAATCGGCAGAACTAAGCAACCACTGGTAATTAAATGTATCTCCTCCAAAGGCCGGATTTATTGGTTTATAAACCAAATCCTGTGCCTGCGCATATCCTCCTAAAAGTATACTTACCACTAAAAAAACGATTGTTTTCATGATGCAAAAGCTAGAATTAATACTGTGTTATATATTGTTTTTGTTTTTCGACATCCTGAAAGTATTTGATCAATCTGGCAATGGATTCTTCAGCCATATAAACCAGAAAATCTTCATCGGGTCTCGAAACAAATTCATTTATCAAATCATTATCAATTACTACCCGGATTCGGGTTGTTCTCCCGAAACTGAGTTCTTCTTCTACTTTTACTATTTTACGGGCGTTTAGTTTTTTTTCCTGATATTTTCCGTAGAAATAATCATAGAATTCCTTTCCGAACTTGGTTTTGGTTTCGTCTGATACGATTCCGGTTAGTTCCAATCCGTCCGCCGGTTGATCGGCTTTATCGTCTTCACCTACTACAATCCGGTCTTTTCCGATGATTTTATCGTCTTCATCATATAATAACAACAAAAGAATCGTTTCATCTTCTTTAGACA contains:
- a CDS encoding malate:quinone oxidoreductase — encoded protein: MTTTIQKTEADVVLIGAGIMSATLGLLLKELQPNLKIEIFERLDVAAAESSDAWNNAGTGHSAFCELNYTPELEDGSVETKKAVKIVESFEVSRQFWAYLVENNLLDKPESFIRSVPHMSFVWGEKNVKYLRNRFEQLQKYHLFKGMEYTEDPNRIREWAPLIMEGRKGAKKLAATSMKIGTDVNFGALTRSIFNHLQKLDGVKMHFNHEVKDLKKYEDGTWKVKVKDVADGQKKRVKAKFVFIGAGGGSLLLLEKANIPEGNGFGGFPVSGQWLKCVNEEIIEKHQAKVYGKASVGAPPMSVPHIDTRVIDGQKALLFGPYAGFSTKFLKNGSYFDLAQSIKLNNIKPMLSAGIKNIPLTKYLIDQVFQSSEDRLKALKEYLPDAKKEDWVLENAGQRVQVIKKDKEGRGVLEFGTEVVNAADGSLAVLLGASPGASTTVSIMLDLLGRCFPEQLATTEWQSKLKEMIPSYGLSLNDNPELADKLRAHTAEVLKLEHF
- the ruvX gene encoding Holliday junction resolvase RuvX, with the protein product MPRIIAIDYGQKRTGIAVTDELQIIASGLTAIPSEEVIPFLKDYFAKEEVIKVLIGEPLQMNGQPSESTPVIEAFVTRFKTAFPDMKMERVDERFTSKMAFQTMIDSGLKKKQRQNKALIDEISATIMLRDYLSRKMI
- a CDS encoding class I SAM-dependent methyltransferase, which encodes MELTLYSIADLVVLKKEEMKDNFSKIASAYAVFRPGYPQEIIDYIMSLAPRKGSALDIATGNGQLAQKLAPFFDQVYATDISEQQIKNAVKKDNINYSVQPAEKTTFSDKQFDLIAVAQAVHWFDFNTFNKEIYRILKDDGIFVILGYSLLKTNPATDAVIKKLYKEILGDYWDKERQYIDAYYKTIPFPYDEITTKAFDSHYQWDYEQLLGYLGTWSAVQHYKKQKKTNPLDLIEKELRTSWEESNKKVTFPLLLRIGKLQKTL
- a CDS encoding DMT family transporter, which translates into the protein MNWILIIIAGLFEVGFASCLGKAKETTGNESVMWYSGFFICLTISMLLLIKATQTLPIGTAYAVWTGIGAVGTVLVGIIIFKEPADFWRMFFIVTLIASIIGLKYVSH
- a CDS encoding Crp/Fnr family transcriptional regulator translates to MKAEQIVQSIHPLPEKALQKIMDHLSEVSYPKGYHLIESNKIENDVYFIKKGMARAFCYANENEVTFWFGREGGVILSFNSYIFGKPGYETIELLENAELYHIKASELKALYEQDIDIANWGRKLSEYELVKTEERLISRQFKSALERYEELIKGDPELLNRVSLGHIASYLGVTQVTLSRIRAEIR
- a CDS encoding AIR synthase related protein, whose protein sequence is MSSDTSKRYSLRGVSAAKEDVHNAIKNIDKGLFPKAFCKIVPDYLTNDNEYCLIMHADGAGTKSSLAYLYWKETGDMSVWKGIAQDALIMNIDDLLCVGAVDNIMLSSTIGRNKNLIPGEVISAIINGTEELIEELKSFGVTIRSTGGETADVGDLVRTLIVDSTVTARMKRADVIDNANIKAGDVIVGLASFGQAKYEKEYNGGMGSNGLTSARHDVFHKYLAEKYPESFDASVPEELVYSGNVKLTDAVENAPIDAGKLVLSPTRTYAPVIKKILEKYNADTIHGMVHCSGGAQTKILHFVENLHIIKDNLFPVPPLFKLIQEQSKTDWKEMYQVFNCGHRMELYVPAEIAADIIAISQSFDIDARIVGRVEAAATKKLTITSEYGQFEY
- a CDS encoding OmpA family protein, with translation MKTFLALLIFLMTAGSLSAQESFVVYFESNKHDLTQKERLRLDDWIKQNTTSKIVAINGYTDEDGTTKYNDTLAQKRVAFIFTTVKDKVKTREDFRTRSFGESHKQSKVKAENRKVTIHYIEAKDLARENEILGIKPVTEIKRIELPLDASLGLRVQHAKVGDKLKLDNVNFYENTFAVLPESRPKMFELLEIMKNNPKLKIQIQGHICCMPNDRADLSTKRAKAIRLFLEANGIDKSRATFKGFGSTQPIYSLPEKNEEERAANRRVEIEIVEN
- a CDS encoding carboxypeptidase regulatory-like domain-containing protein encodes the protein MKIIIKIGLILMLFSIAWSCSKEDFIEKGQGTVKGRVVEAETFTPIANARVSSSPNTSTVFTDSLGYYVVTQVNEGDYSFEARKDGYIAKFEGVHVNTGGTTEMVFELVKQEGTNLPPTVPVLTTPTDNAMDQSLEVTLKWTCSDPEEDPITYKVTLRNDTSNNVVTYDNITETSFTLTNLNYSTKYYWQVTANDGVNTDVNSLTSSFRTLMFPNARYLFVRKSGDNNVIFTADDAGNQLQITSDATNSFRPRKNVQANKIAFIRTTGGQGHIYTMRPDGSSEFKVTSNVPVAGFNLDYYNYCWRANGSQLIYSNFDKLYRINADGSGLQQLYQTPNGKFISECDWSYDGSLIALKVNDLSGYSVEIYVIDMSGNVVANVLSGVNGAAGGLHLSVNNTKLVFTRDVSGYQSSDYRQLDNRIFMYDFTTNAITEVPVQRPAGYNDLDVRFSPNEAELIFVSTSNDGVSPRTITKYTMGTSNSRTSLFSNGMMPDWK
- a CDS encoding CsgG/HfaB family protein, whose amino-acid sequence is MKRAKLLSLLLALTLSGCGAYFNQPTGVQKAAIGEPTPSTSALKSLPPPKEPVVIGVYKFRDQTGQYKPTETGSTFSTAVTQGATSILIKALEDSKWFTPIERENLANLMNERNIIRSTRQEYNKDQKAPEMQLAPLLYAGVLLEGGVISYDSNIITGGYGARYFGAGGSTRYKQDRITIYLRLVSTSNGKILKTVYVSKTILSQSVDASLFRYVDFKRLLEVETGFTKNEPIQMAITEAIEKAVEGLIIEGIRDNIWEAKAPIAKLTELINNYDNEKQEADASLLYGRHFSERRARFGVELGGGATLMNGDYPNAELKPMIRGGLKYFFWPNFNLSATLNPSWFGNKDYLDVGYLTGDVNLELLILPYDRFTPYIFGGGGMGINSAYKNLHTKIQFGLGVEYLLTDNFGLKLYAENNITFSDKVDYLVMGKRDDYYWRFGAGITYYFPKQKYPNKAIKKHVEANQKTTGYTNGFPEN
- a CDS encoding curli production assembly/transport component CsgF, which gives rise to MKTIVFLVVSILLGGYAQAQDLVYKPINPAFGGDTFNYQWLLSSADSQNKFKEPTSDLYKPQTELERFKENLNNQLLNYISRSLFQQQYGDGTTTGGTGTGTGTGGGLQQGTFVFGSLSVEVYPSNVGVVVNILDITTGEETQVIIPGN
- a CDS encoding curli production assembly/transport protein CsgE, coding for MKPLHFMQILLLSVSISGYAQIMNKEVKAKIETTEFENMLSVTGTAENVTDVHKSMRYKLTVIKKNKRSKNLSNNSQDGRFTLAPNEKKILSRTQVNLSKEDETILLLLLYDEDDKIIGKDRIVVGEDDKADQPADGLELTGIVSDETKTKFGKEFYDYFYGKYQEKKLNARKIVKVEEELSFGRTTRIRVVIDNDLINEFVSRPDEDFLVYMAEESIARLIKYFQDVEKQKQYITQY